In Nitrosococcus halophilus Nc 4, the genomic stretch GACCAAATTTTGCCTTACTCCAATCATCCCGCTATCCATGAGCCCTATATGGATATGGCAACGGATTACGTAAAACTTGCGGAAAAGGTCAATGGCCCCATCCCAAAACCCGTAGATTTTGCCTACATTTGGGGAGATGCTCTTGAGGAATTGGCGCTGGCATCTCCAGATATACGAATCATCAACCTAGAGACCAGCATCACCACCAGTGACGATTGGCTTCCTAAGGGTATCAATTACAGAATGCACCCCAAGAATATCTCTTGCATTACGGCGGCAGAGATAGACTGTTGTGTGCTAGCCAATAATCATGTGCTGGATTGGGGGTATTCAGGACTAGCAGAGACCTTGGAAACGTTGAAGAAGGCGGGAATAAACACTGCCGGCGCAGGCGATAACCTTAATCAGGCAAAAGCGTCGGCAATCATGGAGGTGTCTGGGAAGGGCAGGGTGGTGGTGTTTTCCTACGGGTCGGTAACAAGTGGCATACCGCTGGATTGGGCTGCCTCGAAACACAAAGCCGGCGTGAATCTACTGGCGGACTTTTCAGAGAAAACCGCCTGCGGTATTGGGGAAAGTGTCCGAGAGGTAAAGCAGCCGGGGGATATTGTCATTGCTTCTATTCACTGGGGTGGTAACTGGGGCTATTACATCCCGCCGGAGCAAAGAGCATTTGCCC encodes the following:
- a CDS encoding CapA family protein; amino-acid sequence: MEPAEPKSQENSNLITLFLCGDVMTGRGIDQILPYSNHPAIHEPYMDMATDYVKLAEKVNGPIPKPVDFAYIWGDALEELALASPDIRIINLETSITTSDDWLPKGINYRMHPKNISCITAAEIDCCVLANNHVLDWGYSGLAETLETLKKAGINTAGAGDNLNQAKASAIMEVSGKGRVVVFSYGSVTSGIPLDWAASKHKAGVNLLADFSEKTACGIGESVREVKQPGDIVIASIHWGGNWGYYIPPEQRAFAHQLIEEAGVNIIHGHSPHHAKGIEIYKGSPILYGCGDFLNDYEGIRGYEKYRGELTLMYFVTMEAATGKVCRLEMVPLQIKRFSLKRALREDRQWLQETLTREGKKLGTRVEGGRNNTLILKWE